Genomic window (Streptomyces yatensis):
GCGCGGGACCTGCGTCGAGTTCGCCGTGACGCATCTGCAGCACGACGACAACAAGGAGCGCGAGCGGCAGGCCGCCCGGATCGTCGAGCTCCTCGGCTCCTCCCCCGAACGCACCGTCCTGGTCGGTGACCTGAACGCCACGCCCGGGACCCCGGAGATCGGGATCCTGACCGGCGCGCTCGACGATGTGTGGCCGCGGGCCGGCAGCGGCGACGGCTTCACCTACGACGCCCTCAACCCGCATGCCCGCATCGACTTCCACCTCGCCTCCCGCGACCTGCGCCCGCTCACCGCCCAGGTGGTCACGGCGGACCCGGAGGCGTCCGACCATCTGCCCGTGGTGAGCGACCTGGAGATGCCCGTACGCCGCCACCGCCGGTAGATCCCGGAACCTGTGATTCCGGGCCCGGACCTGTGAACCCCGACCGAAACCTGTGAATCCCGACGGCCTTTGAGTCATCCCGTGCTCGCGGCCGTATTCCCTTGCGCCGGAGCCCAAGGGAAGGGGACAGGCCGTGACGACGCTATTGAACAGCCGGGCCGGGCGGCGACAGGCCATGCGCCGCATCCAGCCTCGCCGTTCGCCGGCCGTGCCGTTGATCCTGCTCAGCTGGGCGGGCGCGGCGGCGGTGCTGTCGCTGTGGTGGCAGAACACTCCGAACGTCGAGGGCACCGCACAGTGGCTGACCCACGCGGGGCGGCTCAGCGGGCTGCTCGGCGGCTATGTCCTCGCCCTCGTCGTCCTGCAGATGGCCCGCGTTCCGGCGCTGGAGCGGCGCGTGGGGTCGGACCGGGTGGCGCGGTGGCACGCGATGAGCGGGCGGTACGCACTGTGCCTGATCGTGGCGCATGTCGGGCTGATCATCGCGGGATACGCGGAGCAGGCCGGCACCGGCTTCGTCGACCAGTCGGTGACCGTGGTCACCGACTACCCGGACATGATCAAGGCGACGGTCGGCACCGCGATGCTGGTGGTCATCGGGCTGATCTCGGCAGGCATGGTGCGCCGCCGGATGCCGTACGAGGTCTGGTACTACCTGCATCTGTTCACCTATCTGGCGGTCTTCCTGACGTTCTGGCACCAGCTCGCCACCGGCGCCGAGTTCGTCGGGAACAAGACCGCGGAGACCGCCTGGTACGCGCTGTACGGCACGGTCACCGCGCTGGCCGTCTGGTACCGGCTGCTGGTGCCGCTGCGGCTGAACCTGCGGCACCGGATGCGGGTGGAGGCCGTCGTACCGGAGGCGCCCGGGGTGGTGTCGGTGCTGATCAAGGGGCGCAAGCTGCACCGGATCGGGGCGCAGGCCGGGCAGTTCTTCCGGTGGCGGTTCCTGGCGCCGGGCATGCGCTGGGGCTCCCATCCCTACTCGCTCTCCGCGCCGCCCCGGCCGGAGCTGCTGCGGATCACGGTGAAGGCGGTGGGCGGCCACAGCACCGGGCTGGCCTCGCTGCAGCCGGGGACGCGGGTGTGGGCGGAGGGGCCGTACGGCGCGATGACCGCGGCGCGGCGCAGCCGCGGCAAGGTGCTGATGATCGCGGGCGGGGCCGGGATCACCCCGATCCGGGCGCTCTTCGAGACGCTGCCGGGCAAGGGCAGCGACCTCACCCTGCTGTACCGGGCCCGCAGCGTCGAGGACCTGGCGCTGTGGAACGAGCTGAAGCAGATCGCGACCGAGCGCGGGGCCCGGCTGCTGTACGCCGTGAACGGCCCGGACGGCGCCCGGCCGGAGATCACCGCGGAGCGGCTGGGCCATCTGCTCCCCGATATCGAGGACCACGACGTCTATCTGTGCGGCCCGCCGGGCCTGGCCGAGCACGCGTACGGGGCGCTGCGCGAGGCGGGCGTCCCGGATCGCCGGATCCACCACGAATCCTTCGAGCTGTGACCGAGACGCCCGAGCCGTGACCGAGACGTTCACGCCGTGACCGAGACATTCGAGCCGTGACCCAGTCGTTCGAGCTGTGACCGAGGGGAAGCCTTGACTTCCTCCCCCGCTTAAAGGCGGGGGATTCCAGCGGTTGCCCGCTGGGGTTCCTGCTTCACCGACGACCGCCCCGTCCGGGAGGACTCCCGTTGAGGTCTTACACCGTCTCCACAGGCGGACGCCGCCAGCCCGGCGGCCAGGATGTTGCGTGCCGCGTTCACGTCGCGGTCATGCACAGTGCCGCAGTCGCACGTCCACTCGCGGACGTTCAGCGGCAGCTTCTCGCGGACCGTGCCGCAGGCCCCGCACAGCTTCGAGCTGGGGAACCAGCGGTCGACCGTGACGAGTTCACGCCCGTACCAGGCGCACTTGTACTCCAGCATCATGCGCAGGTCCGTCCAGGCCGCATCCGAGATGGCGCGCGCGAGGCGGCCGTTCTTCAGCAGGTTGCGGACGGTGAGGTCCTCGATCACGACCGTTTGGTTCTCACGGACGAGCCGAGTGGTCAGCTTGTGCAGGAAGTCCCGGCGCCGGTCAGCGATCCGCGCGTGCACCTTGGCGACGCGGCGGCGGGCCTTCTCCCGGTTCGCCGAGCCCTTCGCCTTGCGGGACAGCTCCCGCTGCGCCTTCGCCAGACGGGCCCGGTCGCGCCGTTCGTGCCGGGGGTTGACGATCTTCTCCCCGGTGGACAGGGTCACCAGGGAGGTGACCCCGGCATCCAGGCCAACCGCCGCACCCGTGGCGGGGGCCGGGGCGATGGTGTCCTCGACGAGCATCGCGACGAACCAGCGGCCCGCGCTGTCGCGGGACACCGTCACCGTCGTCGGCTCCGCACCCTCCGGGAGGGGACGCGACCAGCGGATGTCCAGCGGCCCGGCCGTCTTCGCCAGCGTCAGGCGCCCGTCGCGCCACGTGAAGGCGCTGCGGGTGTACTCGGCCGACGCCCGGGACGTCTTCCGCGACTTGTAGCGCGGGTACTTGGCCCGCTTGGCGAAGAAGTTCCCGAACGCCGTCTGGAGATTGCGCAGCGCCTGCTGGAGCGGGACCGAGGACACCTCCGCCAGGAAGGCCAGTTCTGCGGTCTTCTTCCACTCCGTCAACGCGGCGGAGGACTCCACGTAGGAGATGCGGCGCTGCTCGCCGTACCAGGCCCGCGTGCGCTCATCCAGCGCCTTGTTGTACACGAGGCGGACACAGCCGAACGTGCGCGACAGCTCAGCAGCCTGCTCATCCGTGGGGTAAAAGCGGTACTTGAACGCCCGCTTGACCTGCTGCGGCACGCCTCACATTCTATCAGCTCCCGTGTGAGGGATGGGTGTCGGCCGGTGACCGCAGACGCCGAATCGCCCTGGCGGCGAGTCGCCTTTCCCTGCCCTGCTCCACAGGAGCTTCGCTTCCTCCCCGGTCTGAAGGCCGGGGTATCCACGAAGGAGTCCCGATGAAGAGGAAGCATCCGCTGCGCCGCATCGTCCTGGGCACGGCCGCCACCGTCTCCGGTGTGGTGCTGCTGCTCGCACTGAAGCAGCCCGGTTCCGGTGGCGGTGAGACCGTCGCCCAGAACCAGCCGGGCCAGGCGCCCCCGGTCGCGGCCACGGCACAGCCGGGCGGGGGCGGCGCGGGGGCCGGGGCGGGCGCGGGCGGCGCCCGTACGGTCACCGGCGACGTCGCGCAGACCCAGTACGGCCCGGTCCAGGTGAGCCTCACGGTCAGCGGCGGGAAGATCACCGGCGCGCAGGCGGTCAAGACGCCGAACTCCGGGCCGCAGAGCGAGCAGATCGCCAAGGACTCCATCCCGAAGCTCAATCAGCAGGCGGTGGCCGCGGCGAAGGTGGATACGGTCTCCGGTGCCACCTATACGAGCGAGGGCTATGCCAAGTCCTTGCAGAGCGCTCTCGACAAGGCGGGTGCCCAATGACGTACCGGACGGACGGACCCGAGCCGCTGCGCCATGTCGAGCACGTCATGGGCACGGTCTTCTCCTTCGACGTACGCGAGGTCGCGGCCGCCGACCGGCCCCGGGTGCAGGCCGCGCTGGACGGGGCCGTGGTGGGGCTGCACCGGGTCGACGAGCTGTTCTCGACCTATCGGCCGGACAGCCAGATCAGCCGGCTGGGGCGCGGTGAGCTGACGCCGTCGCGGTGCGACCCGGAGGTCCGGGACGTACTGCGGATGTGCGAGGAGGCCGAGCACCGCAGCGGCGGCTGGTTCAGCGCCCGCTACGCCGGTGGCCGGCCCGACCCGACCGGCCTGGTCAAGGGCTGGGCCGTGGAGCGCGCCGCCCGGATGCTGGTCTCCTCGGGCGCCGGGTCGGTGTGTGTGAACGGCGGCGGCGACGTCCAGGTGCACGGCGGCCCCTGGCGGGTGGGCATCGCCGATCCGCTGCGCCGGGGCGAGCTGGCGGCGATCGTGGAGGCACACGGCGAACTGGCCGTGGCCACCTCCGGCCCGGCCGAGCGCGGCTGCCACATCCTGGACCCGCACACCGGACGCCCCCCGGCGCGGGGCCTGGTCTCGGTCACCGTGATCGCCACCAGCCTGGCCGACGCGGACGCCTGGGCCACGGCCGCCTGCGCGATGGGCGCCGACCGCGCCCGCCCCTGGCTGGGACGGCTCCCCGACGCCGAGGCGTTTATCATCACCGCCGACGGCGCCACCTGGCACACCAGCGGCTTCGCCCGCTATTCGGCACAGCTGTACGTATAGGACGCGGCGGAGCTGTGCGGACGAGACGGCCCCTGGGCGTACGAGGCGGCCCCTGAGCGGCGCTCAGCCGTCGTGGTCGCGGATCGCCTCGGCCAGGACCTGGACATGGCCGTGGTCGAGGTCCTTCACGGCCGTGAGGAGGGTGAGCGGGCCGGAGGTGGCCAGGGCGTGGAGGTGGTCGACGGCCTCCTGGCGCTCCGGGGTGGTGAGTTCGGCGCGGTAGCGGCGGGTGAATTCGGGGAAGCGGTCCGGTTCATGGCCGTACCAGCGGCGCAGTTCGGTGGAGGGGGCGACGTCCTTGGCCCATTCGTCCAGGTGGGCGTCGGCCTTGGCGAGGCCGCGGGGCCAGACGCGGTCGATGAGGACACGGGTTCCGTCGTCGGGGCCCGGGGGGTCGTACACCCGGCGGATGCGGATCGCGGGCCCGGTGGCGGACGCTCGCGCGGAGGCTTTCTTGGCGGCCATACGCCCATGGAAGCATCGTCCCGGCGGCCACATGCAGGGATAATGCGCCACATGGGAAAGGTGTACGAACGCATCGACGGCAGACTCCGCACCTTCATCGAAGAGCAGAAGATCTTCTTCACCGCCACCGCCCCGCTGGACGGGGACGGCACGGTGAACCTCTCACCGAAGGGGCTGGCCGGCTCCTTCGCCGTACTCGACGAACTGACCGTGGCCTACCTGGACTTCGCGGGGAGCAACGCGGAGACCATCGCCCATCTGCGGGAGAACGGCAGGATCACCCTGATGTGGTGCGCCTTCACCGGCCCGCCGAACATCGTGCGCGTGCATGGCCGGGGCGAGCCGGTGTTCCGTGACGATCCGCGGTTCGGCGCGCTGCTGAAGCACTTCCCGGGCGTCGACGTGGACGCCCACGGGCTGCGGGCGGTCATCGTGGTGACCGCCGAGCTGATCCGGGACACCTGCGGCTACGCGGTCCCCTTCATGGACTACCGCGAGGAGCGCACCCTGCACGGCGACCGCTTCCGGCGGGAGGACGACGCGTCGCTGGACCGCTACTTCCACAAGAAGGAGCACATCGCCAGCAGTATCGACGGACTGCCGGGGCTGCCGCTGCCGCTGCCGCCCCTCGGCTCCCCATAGTGGGTGTAGTGACCACATAACGAGACGGTGTTGCGGACAGCACCTCCGGAAGCGTTCGATCACGCGGTGCGATCCGAATCGAAGAGCTCCGCGGCGGACCCCTCGGCGACGGCGGCTCAGCCGCCCTCGCCGTCGCCGGAGTCCACTCCCGCCGACCGGGCGGCCCGGCGGGCCGTCACCGTCTTCCCCGTCCTGGTCCTCGCCGCCGGGGCGGCGGGCCTCGCCACGCCCGGCACCTTCAGCGGGTGGGCGCCGAATGTGCCCTATCTGCTCGGCGTGATCATGTTCTGCATGGGGCTGACCATGACCCCGCAGGACTTCTCCGGTGTGGTCAAGCGGCCGTGGGCGGTGGCCCTCGGGCTGGTCGCGCACTATGTGATCATGCCGGGGCTGGGGTGGCTGATCGCCAACGCCCTCGGTCTCTCCCCCCAGTTGGCGGCCGGAGTCATCCTGGTCGGCTGTGCGCCGAGCGGTACGGCCTCGAATGTGGTGACCTACTTGGCGCGCGGCGATGTGGCCCTGTCGGTCTCGGTCGCCACCGTCTCCACAGTGCTCGCGCCCCTGGTCACCCCGCCGCTGACGCTGCTGCTGGCCGGGGAGTTCCTGCCGGTGGACGCGGGGTCGATGGTCACCGACATCCTCAAGACCGTGCTGCTGCCGGTGGTCGGGGGGCTGGTGGTGCGGCTGGTCGCCGGGCGGTACATCCACCGGGTGCTGGGGCTGCTGCCGTGGCTGTCGGCCGCCACCATCGGCGTGATCGTCGCGGTCGTGGTGGCGGCCAGCGCGGACGCCATCAAGTCGGCGGCGGCGCTGGTGCTGCTCGCCGTGGTGCTCCACAACGGGCTCGGCCTGGCGCTGGGATACGGAGCCGGGAAGGTGGCCCGGCTGGGCGCGCCCGCGAGCCGGGCCATGGCCTTCGAGGTCGGCATGCAGAACTCGGGGCTCGCCGCCTCCCTGGCCGCGGCCCACTTCAGCCCGCTGGCCGCACTGCCGGCCGCCGTGTTCTCCGTCTGGCACAACGTTTCGGGGGCGGTGGTGGCGGCCTGGATGTCGTACCGGGCGCGCGGGGCGGAGAAGTCGGCGAGCGCCTAGGGGTGTCCGGGCGGGTTTTTCGCGCCGGGGAACGTCCGGGCGGGTCTTTCCCCTCCCCGCCCCTTCCCGCTGCCAAGGGTTTCGCCCCTGGACCCCGGCGTCCGGGGCAGCACCCCACCACACGGCGGAGCCGCACATCGACACAGCGCCGCGCCCCTTCTGGGCGCCTCAGCGCTCCTTCTGGGCCAGGCGCAGCAGGTGATCGGCGAGTTGCTGGCCGCCCACCGGGTCGCGGCTGATCAGCATGAGCGTGTCGTCGCCCGCGATGGTGCCGAGGATGTCGTGCAGCTCCGCCGAGTCGATGGCCGAGGCGAGGAACTGGGCGGCGCCCGGCGGAGTGCGCAGCACCACGAGGTTGGCCGAGGCCTCCGCCGAGATCAGCAGCTCGGCCGCCAGCCGGGCCATCCGCGCCTCGCTCGCCGACTCGCCGAGCGGGGCGCGCGGCGTGCGGTCGCCGCCCTCGCTCGGCACCGCGTAGATCAGCTCACCGCCGGTGTTGCGGATCTTCACCGCGCCCAGCTCGTCCAGGTCCCGGGAGAGCGTCGCCTGGGTGACGGAGAGCCCGTCGTCGGCGAGCAGCTTGGCGAGCTGGCTCTGGGAGCGCACGGCCTGCCGGTTCAGGATGTCCACGATCCGGCGGTGGCGTGCGGTGCGGGTCTGCGGCACGGCCGGTCCGCCGTGGTTGGCGTCCTGCGCGTCGGTGTGCTGCGCGTCGGTGTGCTGCGCCTCGGTCATCGGTGTCGTCAGTCTCCGGCTCGTCGTTCCCCGTCACCCTCGCGTGCGGCGTCCAGAACGGCGGGCAGCTCCCGGAGGAAGGTGTCCACCTCCTCGTCGGCGATGACGAGCGGCGGGGCGAGCCGGATCACATCCGGCGCGACCGCGTTCACCAGGAGTCCCGCGTCCTGAGCCGCCTGCTGCACCTGCGGTGCGAGGGACTCTGTGAGCACGATACCGAGCAGCAGCCCGGCGCCGCGGACCCGGGCTACCAGAGAGTGGTCGAGCGATTCGATTCCGTTACGCAGCCGCTCCCCCGCCCGCTTGACCCGGTCCAGGATGCCGTCGGCGGCGATCGTGTCGAGGACGGCGAGAGCGGCGGCGCAGGCGACCGGGTTTCCGCCGAAGGTGGATCCGTGCTGACCCGGGGTCAGCAGGTCGGCCGCGGGCCCGAAGGCGAGGGTGGCGCCGATGGGCAGCCCGGCGCCGAGCCCCTTGGCGAGGGTGACGACATCGGGCTCGACGCCCTGCGCCTGGTGCTCGAACCAGTGCCCGGTCCGCCCGATGCCGGTCTGGATCTCGTCGAGCACCAGCAGGGTGCCGGTGGCCCGGGTGATCTCCCGTGCCGCCGCCAGATAGCCGGCCGGCGGCACGATGACGCCGTTCTCGCCCTGGACGGGCTCCACGATGACGAGCGCGGTCTCGGTGGTGACGGCCGCGCGCAGCGCCGCCACGTCCCCGTACGGCACATGCGTGACGTCGCCGGGCAGCGGAAGGAACGGCTCCTGCTTGGCGGGCTGGCCGGTCAGCGCGAGGGCGCCCATGGTGCGGCCGTGGAAGCCGCCGGTGGTGGCCACCATATGGGTGCGCCCGGTGCGCCGCCCGATCTTGACGGCGGCCTCGACCGCCTCCGCGCCGGAGTTGGAGAAGTACACGCGCCCGGAGCGGCCGAAGAGCTGGAGCAGCCGTTCGGCGAGCGCCACCGGGGGCTCGGCGACGAAGAGGTTGGAGACATGGCCGAGGGTGGCGATCTGGTCGGAGACGGCCCGGACCACGGCGGGGTGGGCATGGCCGAGGGAGTTGACCGCGATACCGCCGACGAAGTCGAGGTATTCCGTGCCGTCCGCGTCCCAGACCTTGGTGCCCTTGCCGTGGGTGAGCGGGAGGCGGGGGGTGCCGTAGTTGTCCATGAGCGCCCCCTGCCAGCGCTGCTTCAGCTCCGCGTTGCTCACTGGTCCTCCCCCTTGTCTCCGTTGCCGCCCTTGTCCTGCTGGTCGATCACGGTCCCGTCCGGCAGGACCATCGTGCCGATGCCCTCGTCGGTGAAGATCTCCAGCAGGATGGCGTGCGGCACTCGCCCGTCCAGCACCCGGGCGGTGGTGACCCCGTGGCGCACGGCGTACAGACAGCCCTCCATCTTCGGCACCATGCCACTGGCCAGCTCCGGCAGCAGCTTCTCCAGCTGGCTCGCGGTGAGCTTGCTGATCACATCGTCGCTGTTGGGCCAGTCGGCGTAGAGGCCCTCGACATCGGTGAGCACCACCAGCGTCTCGGCGCCCAGCGCGACGGCGAGGGCGGCGGCGGCCGTATCGGCGTTGACGTTGTAAACTTGGCCCCCTTTATCAAAATCGTCGGCGCTGCGGGCGATGGAGGAGACGACCGGGATGCGGCCGTCGTCCAGCAGGGCCTGGACCGCGCCGGTGTCGATCTCGGTGATCTGGCCGACCCGGCCGATGTCCACCTGCTCGCCGTCGATCTCGGCGAAGTGCTTGGTGGCGGACATCAGATGGGCGTCCTCGCCGGTCATGCCGACGGCGAGCGGGCCGTGCCGGTTGAGCAGCCCGACCAGTTCGCGCTGGACCTGTCCGGCCAGCACCATCCGTACGACGTCCATCGCGTCGTCGGTGGTGACCCGCAGCCCGGCCTTGAACTCGCTCACCAGACCGTGCCGGTCGAGCTGCGCGCTGATCTGGGGGCCACCGCCGTGGACCACGACCGGGCGCAGCCCCGCGTGGCGCAGGAAGACGACGTCCTGGGCGAAGGCGGCCTTCAGCTCGTCGTCGACCATGGCGTTGCCGCCGAATTTGATCACGACGGTCTTGCCGTGGTGCCGGGTCAGCCAGGGCAGCGCCTCGATGAGGATGCGGGCCTTGGGCAGGGCGGTGTGTTTACGGGTGGGCTGTTTTCGCTCATCTGAGTGATTGACCGTCATATCCGACTTCCGGGAGACTTCGTTTCAGCCGCCGGGCGGGCGGTGCTGGCCTGTGGAGGCGACGTAAGACCTGTCTCGGATGCGTCCGAGCGGGCGGTCGCCGGTGAAGCAGGAACCCACGTCGGCGACGGCGGGGACCCGTGACAACCAAGCGGGCACGTCAAGAGGAGTACGCGCTGTTCTCGTGGACGTAGTCGGCCGTCAGGTCGTTCGTCCATACCACCGCAGACTCACCGCCTGCCGCGAGGTCCGCGGTAATCCGGACCTCGCGGTAGCGCATGTCGACCAGTTCGCGGTCCTCGCCCACCGAGCCGTTCTTGCACACCCAGACGTCGTTGATCGCCACGTTGAGCTGGTCCGGGTCGAAGGCGGCCGAGGTGGTGCCGATCGCGGAGAGCACCCGGCCCCAGTTGGGGTCCTCGCCGTGGACGGCGCACTTGAGGAGGTTGTTACGGGCGATGGAGCGGCCCACCTCCACGGCGTCGTCCTCGGTGTCCGCACCGACGACCTCGATCCGGATGTCCTTGGAGGCACCCTCGGCGTCCCCGATCAACTGGCGGGCGAGATCGGCGCAGACCTCGCGGACCGCCTCGGCGAACTCGGCGGCCTCGGGCGTGACACCGGAGGCGCCGGAGGCCATCAGCAGCACCATGTCGTTGGTGGACATGCAGCCGTCGGAGTCGATCCGGTCGAAGGTGGTGCGGGTGGCGGCGCGCAGCGCGGTGTCCAGCGCGGGGGTGTCCACGTCGGCGTCGGTGGTGAGGACGACGAGCATGGTGGCCAGGCCCGGGGCCAGCATCCCGGCGCCCTTGGCCATACCGCCGACGGTCCAGCCGGCGGGGCTCTGCGCGACGGCCGTCTTGTGGATGGTGTCGGTGGTCCTGATGGCGATGGCGGCCTTCTCGCCGCCGTGCTCGCTCAGGGCGGCGGCAGCCTTCTCCACCCCGGACAGCACCGCCTCCATGGGCAGCCGGACGCCGATGAGACCGGTGGAGGCGACGGCGACCTCGCCCGCGCTGTGGCCGAGGACGTCCGCGGCCTTCTCGGCGGTGGCATGGGTGTCCTGGAAGCCCAGCGGGCCGGTGCAGGCGTTGGCGCCACCGGAGTTGAGGACGACGGCCGAGACCTGGCCCCCCTTGAGGACCTGCTCGGACCACAGGACGGGGGCGGCCTTGACGCGGTTGGAGGTGAAGACGGCCGCGGCGGCGAGGCGCGGGCCGGTGTTCACGACGAGTGCGAGGTCGGGGTTTCCGTTCTCCTTGATGCCTGCCGCGACGCCGGAGGCCGTGAAGCCCTGGGCTGCCGTAACGCTCATGGAGCGACTCCGATCGTGGAAAGTCCCAGCTCCTCGGGGAGGCCGAGGGCGATGTTCATGCTCTGCACCGCGCCACCGGCGGTGCCCTTGGTGAGGTTGTCGATGGCGCTGATCACGATGGCGCGGCCGGCCGCCTCGTCATGGGCGACCTGGAGCAGCGCGGCGTTGGATCCGTATACGGCGGCGGTGGAGGGCCACTGGCCCTCGGGGAGGAGGGTGACGAACGGCTCGTCCCGCAGCGCCTTCTCGTACGCGGCCCGCAGGCTCTCCCCGGTCACCCCGGGACGGGCCGTGGCGCTGCAGGTGGCGAGGATGCCGCGGGGCATGGGGGCGAGGGTCGGGGTGAAGGAGACCGAGACCCGCTCCCCCGCCGCGGCCGACAGGTTCTGGATCATCTCGGGGGTGTGCCGGTGGCCGCCGCCGACGCCGTACGGGCTCATGGCGCCCATGACCTCGCTGCCCAGCAGATGCGGCTTGGGCGCCTTGCCCGCGCCCGAGGTCCCGGAGGCGGCGACGATCACCGCCTCGGGCTCCAGCAGCGCCGCGGCGTACGCCGGGAAGAGCGCGAGGGAGACGGCGGTGGGATAGCAGCCCGGCACCGCGATGCGCTTGGTCCCCTCCAGCGCGGTGCGGGCTCCGGGGAGTTCGGGGAGGCCGTAGGGCCAGGTGCCGGCGTGCGGCGAGCCGTAGAACTTCTCCCAGTCCGCCGCGTCCTTCAGCCGGAAGTCGGCGCCGCAGTCGATGACCAGGACCTGGTCGCCGAGCTGCTCGGCGACGGCGGCGGACTGCCCGTGCGGCAGCGCCAGGAAGACCACGTCATGCCCGGCCAGCGCCTCCGCGGTGGTGGGCTCCAGCACCCGCCCGGCCAGCGGACGCAGATGGGGCTGCAGCCCGGCGAGGGGCTGCCCGGCGTTGGAGTTGCCGGTCAGGGTGCCGATCTCCACCTCGGGATGGGCGAGCAGCAGGCGCAGCAGTTCGCCGCCCGCGTATCCGCTCGCGCCTGCCACCGCAGCACGTATGGCCATTGCCGTCTTCCTCCCTCACACGATGGCATGACTATACGATTGATCGCAGCTTTATGCAAAGCCCCGCCCCCCTTTATGCACAGCCCGCCCGCCGCTCGCGGTTCGTTTGCGGGACGTGAGCGAGGCGTGAGTGAGACGTTTCCAGAACGTCAGTGGCCCCGGGAAAAGTGGTGTTCACACCGCGGGAAACGTCGAAGAAGACTCCCGCCACGAGACGCAGGGGAACCTGATCATGCGTACTTCCCGGATTCGTACCGCCGCCCTGGCCACCGTCACCGCCGCGCTCGCACTGGGCCTGACCGCCTGCGGCGGCGCCGACGGCGACTCGAAGGCGGCGGGCGGCGACAACGCCGCCGGTACCTCGCAGAGCCGGTCCGTGTCCGACGGGGACGCCAAGGGCGGCGCGGAGCAGGCCAAGAGCGGCGGTGACACCAAGACGGGCACGCGCTCGACGACCGCCTCGGGCGGGTCGGACGAGGTCGCGAACAAGGCGGCCACAACCGCCGCCCGGCAGTGCGTCGGCGACGAGATGATGGTCACCGCGGTGCACGAGCTCGCCGACCAGCAGGGCGACCACCTGCTGATCACCGCGTCGAACGAGGGCGACAAGCCGTGCTGGGTCACCTCGTACCCGTCCGTGAAGCTGGGCGACGACGAGTCCGTACTGCCGCTTTCGAAGAAGGACAACGCGGGCGGCGACCAGCGCATCACCCTCCAGCCCGGCAGCACGGTCTACAGCGCGGTGAACCTCTTCGACTACGGCTCGGGGAACCAGACGGCGCAGTCGTTCGCCATCGCGCTGCGCGGCGCGGACGGCCAGGACGGCCCCTTCTACTCCGTCGACAGCAAGGGCGACAAGCCGCAGTTCAGCTGGAACGAGGCCGACGTGCTGAACTGGAACACCGAGAAGCCGTACGA
Coding sequences:
- a CDS encoding pyridoxamine 5'-phosphate oxidase family protein, with the translated sequence MGKVYERIDGRLRTFIEEQKIFFTATAPLDGDGTVNLSPKGLAGSFAVLDELTVAYLDFAGSNAETIAHLRENGRITLMWCAFTGPPNIVRVHGRGEPVFRDDPRFGALLKHFPGVDVDAHGLRAVIVVTAELIRDTCGYAVPFMDYREERTLHGDRFRREDDASLDRYFHKKEHIASSIDGLPGLPLPLPPLGSP
- a CDS encoding acetylornithine transaminase yields the protein MSNAELKQRWQGALMDNYGTPRLPLTHGKGTKVWDADGTEYLDFVGGIAVNSLGHAHPAVVRAVSDQIATLGHVSNLFVAEPPVALAERLLQLFGRSGRVYFSNSGAEAVEAAVKIGRRTGRTHMVATTGGFHGRTMGALALTGQPAKQEPFLPLPGDVTHVPYGDVAALRAAVTTETALVIVEPVQGENGVIVPPAGYLAAAREITRATGTLLVLDEIQTGIGRTGHWFEHQAQGVEPDVVTLAKGLGAGLPIGATLAFGPAADLLTPGQHGSTFGGNPVACAAALAVLDTIAADGILDRVKRAGERLRNGIESLDHSLVARVRGAGLLLGIVLTESLAPQVQQAAQDAGLLVNAVAPDVIRLAPPLVIADEEVDTFLRELPAVLDAAREGDGERRAGD
- a CDS encoding arginine repressor, whose translation is MTEAQHTDAQHTDAQDANHGGPAVPQTRTARHRRIVDILNRQAVRSQSQLAKLLADDGLSVTQATLSRDLDELGAVKIRNTGGELIYAVPSEGGDRTPRAPLGESASEARMARLAAELLISAEASANLVVLRTPPGAAQFLASAIDSAELHDILGTIAGDDTLMLISRDPVGGQQLADHLLRLAQKER
- a CDS encoding DUF488 domain-containing protein; translation: MAAKKASARASATGPAIRIRRVYDPPGPDDGTRVLIDRVWPRGLAKADAHLDEWAKDVAPSTELRRWYGHEPDRFPEFTRRYRAELTTPERQEAVDHLHALATSGPLTLLTAVKDLDHGHVQVLAEAIRDHDG
- a CDS encoding bile acid:sodium symporter family protein; this translates as MRSESKSSAADPSATAAQPPSPSPESTPADRAARRAVTVFPVLVLAAGAAGLATPGTFSGWAPNVPYLLGVIMFCMGLTMTPQDFSGVVKRPWAVALGLVAHYVIMPGLGWLIANALGLSPQLAAGVILVGCAPSGTASNVVTYLARGDVALSVSVATVSTVLAPLVTPPLTLLLAGEFLPVDAGSMVTDILKTVLLPVVGGLVVRLVAGRYIHRVLGLLPWLSAATIGVIVAVVVAASADAIKSAAALVLLAVVLHNGLGLALGYGAGKVARLGAPASRAMAFEVGMQNSGLAASLAAAHFSPLAALPAAVFSVWHNVSGAVVAAWMSYRARGAEKSASA
- a CDS encoding FMN-binding protein; the encoded protein is MKRKHPLRRIVLGTAATVSGVVLLLALKQPGSGGGETVAQNQPGQAPPVAATAQPGGGGAGAGAGAGGARTVTGDVAQTQYGPVQVSLTVSGGKITGAQAVKTPNSGPQSEQIAKDSIPKLNQQAVAAAKVDTVSGATYTSEGYAKSLQSALDKAGAQ
- a CDS encoding RNA-guided endonuclease InsQ/TnpB family protein, whose protein sequence is MPQQVKRAFKYRFYPTDEQAAELSRTFGCVRLVYNKALDERTRAWYGEQRRISYVESSAALTEWKKTAELAFLAEVSSVPLQQALRNLQTAFGNFFAKRAKYPRYKSRKTSRASAEYTRSAFTWRDGRLTLAKTAGPLDIRWSRPLPEGAEPTTVTVSRDSAGRWFVAMLVEDTIAPAPATGAAVGLDAGVTSLVTLSTGEKIVNPRHERRDRARLAKAQRELSRKAKGSANREKARRRVAKVHARIADRRRDFLHKLTTRLVRENQTVVIEDLTVRNLLKNGRLARAISDAAWTDLRMMLEYKCAWYGRELVTVDRWFPSSKLCGACGTVREKLPLNVREWTCDCGTVHDRDVNAARNILAAGLAASACGDGVRPQRESSRTGRSSVKQEPQRATAGIPRL
- a CDS encoding ferredoxin reductase family protein; amino-acid sequence: MRRIQPRRSPAVPLILLSWAGAAAVLSLWWQNTPNVEGTAQWLTHAGRLSGLLGGYVLALVVLQMARVPALERRVGSDRVARWHAMSGRYALCLIVAHVGLIIAGYAEQAGTGFVDQSVTVVTDYPDMIKATVGTAMLVVIGLISAGMVRRRMPYEVWYYLHLFTYLAVFLTFWHQLATGAEFVGNKTAETAWYALYGTVTALAVWYRLLVPLRLNLRHRMRVEAVVPEAPGVVSVLIKGRKLHRIGAQAGQFFRWRFLAPGMRWGSHPYSLSAPPRPELLRITVKAVGGHSTGLASLQPGTRVWAEGPYGAMTAARRSRGKVLMIAGGAGITPIRALFETLPGKGSDLTLLYRARSVEDLALWNELKQIATERGARLLYAVNGPDGARPEITAERLGHLLPDIEDHDVYLCGPPGLAEHAYGALREAGVPDRRIHHESFEL
- a CDS encoding FAD:protein FMN transferase, producing the protein MTYRTDGPEPLRHVEHVMGTVFSFDVREVAAADRPRVQAALDGAVVGLHRVDELFSTYRPDSQISRLGRGELTPSRCDPEVRDVLRMCEEAEHRSGGWFSARYAGGRPDPTGLVKGWAVERAARMLVSSGAGSVCVNGGGDVQVHGGPWRVGIADPLRRGELAAIVEAHGELAVATSGPAERGCHILDPHTGRPPARGLVSVTVIATSLADADAWATAACAMGADRARPWLGRLPDAEAFIITADGATWHTSGFARYSAQLYV